In Salvia splendens isolate huo1 unplaced genomic scaffold, SspV2 ctg172, whole genome shotgun sequence, the following proteins share a genomic window:
- the LOC121789204 gene encoding uncharacterized protein LOC121789204 yields the protein MGHTWKLWIKQEGGGVVRDWTGKLLAAFSTPLDAHSALEAELMVAHCGLELANELAQLIWMETDAEQVAKLLNGKTWGPAHVRRVMARLFLFKQQHIIRVSSIPREGNQAADMLAKMGLDQQSYLCYSAQSAPRPLKDIIRMEEMGIPNIRVRFEEHG from the coding sequence ATGGGGCATACATGGAAGCTTTGGATAAAGCAGGAGGGGGGAGGAGTGGTCCGTGATTGGACCGGAAAGTTGCTTGCGGCTTTCTCGACCCCTCTCGATGCCCACTCAGCTTTGGAGGCTGAACTCATGGTGGCTCATTGTGGACTCGAGCTTGCCAACGAGCTAGCGCAGCTCATATGGATGGAGACGGACGCTGAGCAAGTCGCCAAACTCCTCAATGGTAAAACGTGGGGGCCGGCACACGTCCGTCGGGTCATGGCGCGGCTCTTCCTCTTCAAGCAACAGCACATCATCCGCGTCTCATCCATCCCCCGGGAGGGGAACCAAGCGGCGGATATGCTCGCTAAGATGGGCTTGGACCAGCAAAGCTACCTTTGTTACTCTGCCCAATCAGCTCCAAGACCCCTAAAGGACATCATTAGAATGGAAGAAATGGGAATACCCAACATTCGAGTTCGGTTTGAAGAACACGGGTAG